The window ACCAGGAAGGTTGTGGCCTGTCCCAGCTCTCCGCCGGCCAGGTCACGCCCCTGGTTGAACTGCTTGACCACCCGGATCAGCCCCGAGGGCTTCACCTCGGAGACGGCGGAGGCGCTGGGATAGTCCCCCAGTTGGGGCAGGTCACCGCGCAGTACCAGGATGTTGCGGATGCCCAAAGCGTGCAGGGCCAGCAGGTCGGACTGCATGCGCAGCAGGGTGCGGTCGCGGGTAGTGAAGTGCAAGATTGTTTCCATCCGCGCCTCGGCCTGGATGCGCAGGCACATGGCCCACGGGCTCATGCGCAATCGGGCCATGGGGTTGTCCGGGACGTTGATGGCATCGGCACCGGCCTGGCGCAGTAGGCGGCAGGCCTCCAGCTCCGGTCCTTCCTGCGTGCCGCGGGGCGGCGCCACCTCCACGCTGAGGACGAGGCGGCGGCCCAGTCGCGCGGCCAGAGGAGACGGCGCCGGTCGGGGCGGGGGCGGGGCCGCAGGGACGGTGACCCGCGGGCGCAGGCGCGGCGGCGGGGGCGGCGAGACGGCGCGCAGGACCTCCCGCATGGCCCTGATGTGCTCGGGGGTCGTCCCGCAGCACCCGCCTACCACACTCACGCCCAGCTCCACCATCTGCCGGGTGTAGTCGGCCATATACTGCGGGGTGGAGAAATAGAGGATTCTCCCGTCCACGTACGCGGGGAAACCGGCGTTGGGCATTGCCGACAGCGGCGTGCGGCTTATCAGGACCATCTGCTCCATGACCTCGAGCACGCCCCTGGAGCCGACGCTGCAGTTGGCCCCGATCACCGCCGCCCCCAGCGCCTCCAGCCGGGCGACGATCTCCGCGGGGGTGTGCCCGAGCAGCGTCCGCCCCTCGTGGGTGAAAGTCATCTGTGCGATCACCGGGAGGCCGGTGGCCTCCCGCGCTGCGGCCACCCCCTCGGCCAGCTCCTGCAGGTCACTGAAGGTCTCGAAGATGAGGACGTCCACTCCGCCCTCCTCCAGGGCCCTGGCCTGCTCGGCAAAGGCCTGACGCGCCTCGGCAGGCTTCACCCCACCCAGGGGAGCCAGCGGACGGCCGATGGGACCGATGGAACCGGCGATCCAGACCCACCGTCCTGCGGACTCTCGGGCCTGGCGGGCCAGCTCCGCCCCGGCGAGGTTGATCTCCCGCGCGCGCTCCGCCAGCCCGTGGGAGCCCAGCTTGAAGCGGTTCGCCCCGAAGGTGTTAGTCTCGATGAGCTCCGCGCCGGCAGCCAGGTACTCCTCGTGGATGGCCCGCACCAGCTCGGGCCGTTCCACGTTCAGCGCGTCGAAGCACCGGTCGAAGGGGACGCCGCGGGCGTAGAGCATGGTGCCCATGGCGCCGTCCGCCAGCAGGGGCCCGCGCTCCAGGCGCGCCTGGAAGCTCTCTGGTGCCTGACCGGACATCCTACGCCCCCAGTGCCGACTCGACCCTCACGTGCTACTCCCCTAAGACCGACTTGGCGATGATGATTCGCTGGATCTCCGAGGTTCCCTCGCCGATCTCGGTGAGCTTGACGTCGCGGTAGATGCGCTCCACCGGGTAGTCCTTAATGAAGCCGTACCCCCCGTGGATCTGCACCGCCCGGGCCGCCGCGCGGGCCGCGGCCTCGGAGGCGTAGAGCTTGGCCATGGAGGCCTCCCGGCGAAAGGGGCGTCCCTGGTCCGCCAGCACCGCGGCCCGGGCCACCAGCAGCCAGGCGGCGTCCAGCTCCGCCGCCATGTCCGCCAGCATAAAGGCGATGGCCTGGTGCTCCACGATGGGCCGGCCGAACGCCCGCCGCTGCTGCCCGTACTCCACGCTGGCCTGCAGCGCCGCCCGCCCCAGCCCCACGGCCATGGCGCCGATGCCGATGCGACCCCGCTCCAAGGTGCGCATCGCCTGGTGGTAGCCCTGGCCGGGGCGGCCGATCAGGTTCTCCGCAGGGACCTCGCACTCGTCGAAGACCACCTCGGCGGTGTCGCTGCTGCGCACGCCCAGCTTGTCTTCCTTCTTGCCCACGCGCAGTCCGGGGGTCTCCCGCTCCACGATGAAGGCGGAAATCCCCTCCCGCCCCCGCTGCGGGTCGGTCACCGCCATCACCACGTAGATCCCCCCCACGGAACCCTGGGTGATAAAGACCTTGGTCCCGCTCAGGTACCAGCAGTCCCCGCGGCGGACGGCGCGCGTCTGAATGGCGGCGGCGTCGCTGCCGGCGCCGGGTTCGGTGAGGCACCACGCCCCCAGGGCCTCTCCCGAGGCCAGCAGGGGCAGGTAGCGTTGCTTCTGCGCCTCGTCGGCGAAGTACACGATGTGCCCCGTGCACAGGGAGTTGTGCGAGGCCACCGCCAGGGCGATCCCCCCGTCTCCCCAGGCCAGCGCTTCGATGGCCAGAGCGGTGCTCAGCATGTCCAGGCCCGCCCCGCCGTAGTCGGCGGGCACGGTCATGCCCCACAGGCCCAGCGCGGCCAGCTTGGGCACCAGCTCCAGGGGGAATCTGCCTTCCCGATCCCACTCCCGCGCGTGCGGCCGGATCTCGCGCGCGGCGAAGTCGCGCACCGTCTGGTGGAGCAGGCGCTGCTCGTCCGTGAGCTGGAAGTCCACGAGGTCTAGCCCTTCACCACGCCAATGGGCCGGGCGCGCACCACGCGGCGGCTGATCCCGGCATGGTGGCAGACATCCACCACGTCGGCCACGTCCTTGTAGGCCGGCGAGGCCTCCTCCGCCAGCAGGGAGCGGTCCTGCGCCCGCACGATGATCCCCCGCTGCCGCAGCTGGTCGGCCACGTCCACGCCACGCAAGGCGCGCACCGCCGCCCTGCGCCCCAGCACACGCCCCGCGCCGTGACAGGTGGACCCAAAGGTGAGGCGCATGGCCTCTTCGGTGCCGGTGGCCACGAAGGAGTAGCGGCCCATGTCCCCGGGGATGAGCACGGGCTGCCCGATGGCGCGATAGCGGGCGGGGATCTCGGGGTGGCCGGGAGGATAGGCGCGGGTGGCCCCCTTGCGGTGCACGCAGAGGCGGAGGCGGCGTCCCTCTACCTCGTACTCCTCCACCTTGGCGATGTTGTGGGCGACGTCGTAGACCAGGTCCATGCCCAGCTCGCGCTCGCTGCGCCCGAAGACCCGCTCGAATGCCTCCCGTGTCCAGTGGGTGATCAACTGGCGGTTGGCCCAGGCGAAGTTGGCCGCGGCGCACATGGCCCCAAAGTAGTCCTGCCCCTCCGGCGAACGGAAGGGGACACAGGCCAGCTGCCGGTCCACCAGCTGGATGTGGTACTTCTGCGCGTTGGCCCGCTCGGCCACGCGCAGGTAGTCGGTGCAGACCTGGTGGCCCAGCCCGCGGGAGCCGCAGTGGATGAAGACCACCACCTGCCCGGAGAAGAGCCCCAGCGCCTCAGCCGCCGCCGGGTCGTAGACCTGGTCCACCACCTGGACCTCCAGGAAGTGGTTGCCCGAGCCAAGCGTCCCCACCTGCGCCTTGCCACGGGACTTGGCCTGGGGGCTCACTTTGTCCGGGTCCGCCTGAGGCAGGGCGCCCCCGGCCTCGCAGGTCTCCAGGTCCTCCCGCCGGCCGTAGCCCTGGGCCACCGCCCAGCGGGCCCCGTCCTTGAGGGCGCCGTCCAGGCGGGCGGCTTCCAGCTTGAGGCGGCCGGTGGCGCCCACCCCGGAGGGGACGGCGCGGAAGAGGACGTTGACCAGCTCCTCCAGGTGGGGACGGACGTCCTCCTCGCGCAGGTTGGTGCGGATGAGGCGGACGCCGCAGTTGATATCGTAGCCGACCCCGCCCGGTGAAACGACGCCCTCATCCAGGTCAAACGCCGCTACACCGCCGACCGGAAACCCATACCCCCAGTGAATGTCGGGCATGGCCAGTGAGTAGCCCACGATGCCGGGCAGAGTGGCCGCATTGGCCACCTGCTCCAGCGCCTGCTCCTCGGCGATCTGGCGCAGCATCCGCTCGTCGGCGAAGACCAGGCCGGGCACGCGCATCCCGGACTTGTAAGTGCGGGGGATCTCCCAGCGGTAGTCGTCGATCTTGCGCAGGATACGGGTCCAGGGGGTGCGGCCGGCCCGCTCCGCGGTCTCCTCAATCTCCTGCCGCGCGTCCTCCATCATGGCTCCCTTCACCCTGCCGATGAAAAAGCCCCTCATGCTCCCATGAGGGGCCCGGTGATCGCGGCGTGCGGCACAACCTAGAAGGGCATCGCCTCGACCGCCTTGATCTCCGGGACGTACTCCTTGAGGATCCGCTCTACTCCCGCCTGCAGCGTCATCATGGAGTACATGCAGCCCACGCAGGCGCCCACCAGCCGCAGCTGCACGATGCCGTCCACGATGTCCACCAGCTCCAGGTCGCCGCCGTCGCCCTGGACGGCGGGGCGTATCATGTCCAGCACCTCCTCCACCCGGGCACGCAGCGCCTGGTCGGCGTCGGTGGTAGCCTCGCCGCCGCTGATTAGTGACATGCCGTCAGCCATGGGAGCCTCCTATGTCCGCCCGCCGGAGGTCTGCCCTCCGCCACTGGCCTGTGCCTGCTCGCAGGGGTCGGCCTCCCCCGGGTCTTCGGCGGTGGTGAAAGAGTGACCGCAGCCGCAGGTGGAGATGGCATTGGGGTTGCGCAGGGTGAAACCTTCCCCCATCACCGACCGCGTGTAGTCGATCTGCGCGCCGCGCAGCAGACGCACGGCCAGCCCGTCCAGCAGCAGACGCACACCGTGCTGGTCGACGACCTGGTCCCCCGGCTGCACCTCCGTGTCCAGGGTCATGCCGTAAGTGTAGCCGGAGCACCCGCCCCGACTGACGAAGAGGCGCAGGTGCGTCCCGTCCGGTTCCTGGGCCAGGAGCTCCTTCACCTTGGCGGCAGCGGCAGCGCTGATGCTGACCACAGGATTCTGAGTGATGGCCATGGTGGCTTCATTCTAGCCGCGGCGGTTTCGGCCTGTCAAATTGGCCGACACTCCTCCGGCGCTTTGAAGGCCCTGGTGATCAAAGTAGCAGAAACCCCTACGAAGTGCCAGGTTCCCGAGGGCGCTCGAAGACGAAGATCTTCTCCCTGGGGATTACCATCCTCACCTTCCCCCGAGCTAGCGGCGTGCGGTGATCGGCCATGAGTACTTCGTCTCCCACTCGAACGTACGCCCGGTATCCAGCGCCCAGGAACAACACGTCCACCACCTCGCCGTCGGCCCAGGCCGTTCCAGCCGGTGGCGGAGTAGCCCGCTCGGGGACGGTGTCCAGTGGCACCAAATCGATGTCCTCGGCCCTCACCATCAGCGTCCCACGGTGGGATGGTCGGATGAGACCATCTGAGTCTACCGTCGCGGCCAGTACGTTGGTGGCGCCCAGGAACTCGGCCACGAAGGGGTCGGCAGGGTGGGCGTAGACCTCCTCGGGCCGTCCGGCCTGCGCCACGCGGCCGCTATCCATCACCACCACCAGGTCGGCGATGCTCATCGCTTCCTCCTGATCGTGAGTCACGTAAATGGTGGTGATCCCGGTACGCCTCTGCAGCGCCCGGATCTCGACGCGTACCCTGTGCCGGATCTTGGCGTCAAGGTTGGAGAGCGGCTCGTCCAGCAGCAGCACCTGAGGGCGGACCGCCACGGCGCGGGCCAGGGCCACGCGTTGCTGTTGCCCTCCAGAGAGTTCACGCGGCCTGCGGTGCTCGATGCCGGAAATGCGGTCCAGCTCCACCAGCTCCAGGGCCTCCCGTACGCGTCGAGGGATGTCGGGGGCTGGCACCTTCCGCAGCCGCAACCCGAAGGCCAGGTTCTCGAAGACAGTCATGTGCGGCCACAGAGCGTAGTTCTGAAAGACCATGGCACAGTCGCGGACCTGGGGGGGCAGCAGGGTGACATCTCGCTCGCCCATCCACACCCGACCGCTGTCGGGAGCCACAAAGCCGGCCAGGCTGCGCAATAGCGTGGTCTTGCCGCACCCTGAGGGCCCCACGATGACCGTAAGAGCGCCCGAGGGGAACGCCTGCGTCACCCCGTCCAGGGCGGTGACGAACCCATAGCGCTTGGTCAGACCCTCGACCCGGACCTCCATGGCGCCACTTCAGACATTTCCCTTACAGCCGGCCGAAGAAAGCCAAGTATTCGGCGCGCAGGAAGCGCTCCATGAGGAGCAGCAGGATGAGGCCCGGGGCCATCAGAACCAGCGCGGTCACCGACGCGATCTGCATCTCGTAGCCCAGGCTGGCCGTGTACATGTACACCGGCAGCGTAGTGACGTAAGGTGCGCCCACCAGCAGGGTACCCGTGAACTCGTCCAGGGAGTAGATGAAGACCAGTATCCCGCTGGCGACGATGCCTGGAGTAGCCAAGGGAAGCGCGATGTGGAAGAAAGTTCGCGTGAGCGAGGCGCCCAGGTTGATGGCAGCTTCCTCCAGGTCCTCCCCGATGGCCCGGAACACCGCGGTCATGGTCCACACCGCATAGACCAATCCGCCCACGAGGTGGATTAGCACCACGCCGGGGACGGTGCCGGCCAGGTTCCACCGATAGAAGAGCACTGCTGCGCTGGCGAACACGGGGAGCTGCGGAAAGGCCTGCGGGAGCAGAAACAGCATCAGCACCAGCGGCCCCAGAGGCAGTCGCCTGCGAGCGGCCGCATAGCTTACCGGTACGGCGGTAATCAGCGCCAGGACAGTGGTGATGACGGCGATGGTGACCCCCCGGGTCAGCGCTCCGAAGAGGTCGCCGCGGGTTATCCGCGCCCAATACTTGAGCCCGACCTCCTGGGGTATCAGGGCAGGCCAGTGCCAGCGCTCCGCGACCGACCAGACTACCAGGCCGGCCAGGGGGCCCACTATCACCCCGAAGAGCGCTGCCGCCAGGGCCGCGCGTCCGGCCACCCCCAGCAGGCTCAGCCTGTGCGATTTGGCCGGAGCGAGAACGGCAACGGTATGTGCGTTCACCTCAACGCCCCCTGCCGTGGCTGAGGTGCAACGGAAAGCCTCATCTAGATACCGCCCGCAGGTAGTAGTAGGCCGCCCCAGAGGCCAGCAGGTACGACACGACGCCGATAGCGCTGGCTACCCCGAAATCGCCATGCTGCCCGAATCTGTAGTAGAGGTCGATCATCAGCATCTGAGGGCCTGAACCGCGGCTCATCATTAGCGGGATAGAGAACGAAGCCAGCATCGAGGTCAAAGCCAGCACGGCGGCTAGTGCGATGGAAGGCGCTGCCATGGGCACCAGCACCGCCCAGATCTGCCTTAGTGTGCTGGCGCCGAATCCCCGCGCTGCCTCCAGGTACGATTCGTCCACGGCGCGGAAAGCGCCCATCAGGAGCAGAACGATCAACGCTAAGTGCTTCCATGCCAGCGCGACAGCCAGGCCCAGCCAGCCGTGGCCGAACCCGAGGCTGGCGTCCGCCGAAACCAGCCCCATCGCGTGCAGTACCGTGAGCAGTGTGCCGCGCGGGGCCAGGAAGATACGCATGGCGTGGCCCACCACCACGAACGGCACGAACAGAGGTACCTTGAGCAGGAACTCTATAGCCCCGGCGTGGTGTAGCCTCAGGTAGCCTGCCAGCGGAATCCCCGCCCCGAAGGTTAGGGTCAGGCCTGCGGTGGCCACCAACACTGTATAGGCTACATCCTGCCCGTAGAGTCGGTAGACTAGCGCATAGTTGGCCAGGGTCAGGTGGCCTTCCCTCACCAACGAAGCCGTAAGCGATTGCAGGAGCGGCACCCCGAAGCCCACCAGGATGACCGCGGTGGCAGGCACGGCGGCCATCCACCAGAGGAGCTGCTCCACCGGACGGACGCGCGGCACAGTTTACCGCGGCACCGCCCGGCCGAGCGTGACTGTCAAATCGGGCCGTACCGGGCGGATCCTGCTCAACTACCGCACGATCTCCTCATAGGCAAGAAGAATCGCATCGTAGTACTCGCCTATTGGCATCTGCTGCGAATATCGCGCCAGGTCCTCGGGAGTAACGCCCTTGAACAGCAGGCCCTTAGCTGTAGGAGAGACCAGAGGCATCACCCGGTTGGGGTCGATGCCGGGATACCACCCGAACTGCTCCACGATAACCTTGGCCTGGATCTGCGGGTTGGCCACGAAGTCGATGTACTTGGCCGCCCAATCCCGGTTAGCCGCCTCCCGGGGCACCGTAAGGTAGAGAGGGTAGATGGGCAGACCCGGGGCGATCAACACAGGGGTGATCTCCGGGTTCATGCGACCCTCGTTCTTCCAGGCCACCAACTGGTCCACCCAAACGGCACCCATCCAGATCTCGCCTCGGTTCAGCGCATCCAGTGTGCCGGCGTTCCCCGAGGTGATCACGACGTTCCGGTTAAAGTCACGGAGCTGCTCGATAGCGCTACGAATGATACCGTCGTTTGCCTTGTCGAAGGGTCCCTGCGTGAAGAGTTCGTACCGGCCGGTCTTGTAGTACACCCAGGCCATCACGAACCCGATACCCGACACGCCGCCCTTGATTCCGTTGTAGCCGAAGCGCCTGGGGTTGGCCCGGACCCACGACTCCAGTTCCGCGAACGACCTGGGCGGTCTAGACACGAACTGCGGATTGTAGGCGATGGCGATCTGATTCTTGAACATGGGGACCACAAAG is drawn from Armatimonadota bacterium and contains these coding sequences:
- a CDS encoding bifunctional homocysteine S-methyltransferase/methylenetetrahydrofolate reductase translates to MSGQAPESFQARLERGPLLADGAMGTMLYARGVPFDRCFDALNVERPELVRAIHEEYLAAGAELIETNTFGANRFKLGSHGLAERAREINLAGAELARQARESAGRWVWIAGSIGPIGRPLAPLGGVKPAEARQAFAEQARALEEGGVDVLIFETFSDLQELAEGVAAAREATGLPVIAQMTFTHEGRTLLGHTPAEIVARLEALGAAVIGANCSVGSRGVLEVMEQMVLISRTPLSAMPNAGFPAYVDGRILYFSTPQYMADYTRQMVELGVSVVGGCCGTTPEHIRAMREVLRAVSPPPPPRLRPRVTVPAAPPPPRPAPSPLAARLGRRLVLSVEVAPPRGTQEGPELEACRLLRQAGADAINVPDNPMARLRMSPWAMCLRIQAEARMETILHFTTRDRTLLRMQSDLLALHALGIRNILVLRGDLPQLGDYPSASAVSEVKPSGLIRVVKQFNQGRDLAGGELGQATTFLVGAALNMGARDLDRELRALEAKLRAGVDFLCTMPIFEPATLDRVLDRVGTLPVPLLVGILPLHGLRHAEFLHNEVPGMSIPAALRDSFRQASRNARELGLRLAEELVTAVRPRV
- a CDS encoding acyl-CoA dehydrogenase family protein yields the protein MDFQLTDEQRLLHQTVRDFAAREIRPHAREWDREGRFPLELVPKLAALGLWGMTVPADYGGAGLDMLSTALAIEALAWGDGGIALAVASHNSLCTGHIVYFADEAQKQRYLPLLASGEALGAWCLTEPGAGSDAAAIQTRAVRRGDCWYLSGTKVFITQGSVGGIYVVMAVTDPQRGREGISAFIVERETPGLRVGKKEDKLGVRSSDTAEVVFDECEVPAENLIGRPGQGYHQAMRTLERGRIGIGAMAVGLGRAALQASVEYGQQRRAFGRPIVEHQAIAFMLADMAAELDAAWLLVARAAVLADQGRPFRREASMAKLYASEAAARAAARAVQIHGGYGFIKDYPVERIYRDVKLTEIGEGTSEIQRIIIAKSVLGE
- a CDS encoding RtcB family protein produces the protein MMEDARQEIEETAERAGRTPWTRILRKIDDYRWEIPRTYKSGMRVPGLVFADERMLRQIAEEQALEQVANAATLPGIVGYSLAMPDIHWGYGFPVGGVAAFDLDEGVVSPGGVGYDINCGVRLIRTNLREEDVRPHLEELVNVLFRAVPSGVGATGRLKLEAARLDGALKDGARWAVAQGYGRREDLETCEAGGALPQADPDKVSPQAKSRGKAQVGTLGSGNHFLEVQVVDQVYDPAAAEALGLFSGQVVVFIHCGSRGLGHQVCTDYLRVAERANAQKYHIQLVDRQLACVPFRSPEGQDYFGAMCAAANFAWANRQLITHWTREAFERVFGRSERELGMDLVYDVAHNIAKVEEYEVEGRRLRLCVHRKGATRAYPPGHPEIPARYRAIGQPVLIPGDMGRYSFVATGTEEAMRLTFGSTCHGAGRVLGRRAAVRALRGVDVADQLRQRGIIVRAQDRSLLAEEASPAYKDVADVVDVCHHAGISRRVVRARPIGVVKG
- a CDS encoding NifU family protein, whose amino-acid sequence is MRARVEEVLDMIRPAVQGDGGDLELVDIVDGIVQLRLVGACVGCMYSMMTLQAGVERILKEYVPEIKAVEAMPF
- a CDS encoding iron-sulfur cluster assembly accessory protein produces the protein MAITQNPVVSISAAAAAKVKELLAQEPDGTHLRLFVSRGGCSGYTYGMTLDTEVQPGDQVVDQHGVRLLLDGLAVRLLRGAQIDYTRSVMGEGFTLRNPNAISTCGCGHSFTTAEDPGEADPCEQAQASGGGQTSGGRT
- a CDS encoding ABC transporter ATP-binding protein — translated: MEVRVEGLTKRYGFVTALDGVTQAFPSGALTVIVGPSGCGKTTLLRSLAGFVAPDSGRVWMGERDVTLLPPQVRDCAMVFQNYALWPHMTVFENLAFGLRLRKVPAPDIPRRVREALELVELDRISGIEHRRPRELSGGQQQRVALARAVAVRPQVLLLDEPLSNLDAKIRHRVRVEIRALQRRTGITTIYVTHDQEEAMSIADLVVVMDSGRVAQAGRPEEVYAHPADPFVAEFLGATNVLAATVDSDGLIRPSHRGTLMVRAEDIDLVPLDTVPERATPPPAGTAWADGEVVDVLFLGAGYRAYVRVGDEVLMADHRTPLARGKVRMVIPREKIFVFERPREPGTS
- a CDS encoding ABC transporter permease subunit, which produces MNAHTVAVLAPAKSHRLSLLGVAGRAALAAALFGVIVGPLAGLVVWSVAERWHWPALIPQEVGLKYWARITRGDLFGALTRGVTIAVITTVLALITAVPVSYAAARRRLPLGPLVLMLFLLPQAFPQLPVFASAAVLFYRWNLAGTVPGVVLIHLVGGLVYAVWTMTAVFRAIGEDLEEAAINLGASLTRTFFHIALPLATPGIVASGILVFIYSLDEFTGTLLVGAPYVTTLPVYMYTASLGYEMQIASVTALVLMAPGLILLLLMERFLRAEYLAFFGRL
- a CDS encoding sugar ABC transporter permease produces the protein MPRVRPVEQLLWWMAAVPATAVILVGFGVPLLQSLTASLVREGHLTLANYALVYRLYGQDVAYTVLVATAGLTLTFGAGIPLAGYLRLHHAGAIEFLLKVPLFVPFVVVGHAMRIFLAPRGTLLTVLHAMGLVSADASLGFGHGWLGLAVALAWKHLALIVLLLMGAFRAVDESYLEAARGFGASTLRQIWAVLVPMAAPSIALAAVLALTSMLASFSIPLMMSRGSGPQMLMIDLYYRFGQHGDFGVASAIGVVSYLLASGAAYYYLRAVSR
- a CDS encoding extracellular solute-binding protein; the encoded protein is MRSTTGTRLAKGVVGLVAALATLMAAGPAVYGQARVTLQVAIAADVNVVEVHRNFLGVAFNKNHPNVTVHAVGTGTGEAASRAIYTKLKAQADAGRRNWDIDVALVSMRYASQMVKENLLYRYVPQMQFAQYVIGPDTVRAFGVDVKGFVVPMFKNQIAIAYNPQFVSRPPRSFAELESWVRANPRRFGYNGIKGGVSGIGFVMAWVYYKTGRYELFTQGPFDKANDGIIRSAIEQLRDFNRNVVITSGNAGTLDALNRGEIWMGAVWVDQLVAWKNEGRMNPEITPVLIAPGLPIYPLYLTVPREAANRDWAAKYIDFVANPQIQAKVIVEQFGWYPGIDPNRVMPLVSPTAKGLLFKGVTPEDLARYSQQMPIGEYYDAILLAYEEIVR